The nucleotide window ACCCCATAAGACATGCATCATTTGGAACCGGATAATAGACGAATActttacaagttttaaaaaacactAGGTAACAGAGagcattataatatttccaGATTTATCtctgatttaaaaatgtacattttatcgGGTAATTCAATGAACTCATAAGTGTATCTTTGTGATTCACTTTATTTAATCTGTGTCACTTTTATACTTTAGGCACTTCGTACACAAGAATGTAAATCTCCGAAACTAACCTTTCATGGTTGTATCGCAAAAATCGCGTTCCACGCGTTCCGTTCACACAACGTTGAATCCTCGACTTGAGTTGTTTGATCATAACAGGCAAagcgactacatgtcaacGTATaaatttgctccgccatcttgcaAATTGCAGCGACTTTTCTCATGACGATCTTGACGTACAGGTTGCGAGCTACTGCCTAGCGATGACTgatagaaatgtcggcgacgcgcGTTGTGTACTAACCTCTAAGAAAATGTATAGCGTCAATCgtttagcgactaaaatcgctTGTTTCggagatttacgttgccttgtgtattAAGCACCTTACAGCACATATTTATAATCGACTATGTTTTTCAACAGATAAAATGGCTAAAGAACAGAAATTTCCTTTCACCATTCAAAACGTCACCGAAGAGGAAGACGCATTATTGAAAAAGTACTACAAAGGTAATATCACCGTATTTTAATTCcgataaaaaacattaatttcactTTCACACTTGTCAcaactataataatatattttcgtaCGTCTATACGAGTATTAGGAATGAAAACTTTAAGTTAAAGGATATTGCACAATACTCAACTCCTCGTCCACCCGGTACCAACTAAATTGCGATAAGTCTTTCTCAGTCAGGCAGTCAGTTTGATGAAGTTGGCGATGAAGCCTCGTCGACATCTCTCAGACCACACACCTTTATGATATCTTTATCCCGCTACATCGGTGACGTCGAGGTAGCGACGAGTAGATGCCGCGATGATCGCAAGCCGGGGTGGTGCCAAGTTGGCGAGGAGTTGACGagtcataaaaaaaagttaaatgcaAACTCAACAATTGTCAATATAACGGTAATATTACAGGTTACATTCGTCCTTTCGTGCGGATTGGTCCCCATGGCTACCTCTGGCCGGCAGGCTATGGCGACCATGCAGCTGATATTTACAATCTAGATGTACGACCTGACGACATTTGGGTGACCAGCTATTCTAGATCAGGTATAATTCCAAGTTTATAAAACTCCTTATTAACATTCTGACCGGTTTTAGAAGATCAGTGAACttatacaaacatattttgtgaATGATAGGAATCGTGCGACATCCCAATCTTTAACGCAAAGACATAGTTCATACGTGACGTCATAATAAATCcaatttttaatgttcttGTTTTgctaataatattagtttgtAGTACCACATCGTTATTCCTTTATTTTCCATCAAATCTGATCAATACTGTCTTTTATTTCCAGGCACTACATGGCTTCAAGAACTTGTATGGCTGAtccaaaataatttagattttgatACCGCATCAGCAATTCCTGTATCCACACGTTATGCTTTCATTGAGTAAGTCCTAATAATGAAACCGAGAGTTTTAATCTTGTTAGTTGAAGGTGACCCTTTCCTATACCAAATTCAGTttactttccttataagaaaattctGGCACTTACAAGAGCAATTCCACTTCGTGTCTGTCTTCTGTgcggttttttatttatttatttttttatgttttattttctatttttcaggTATCCTACACTAGCATCTGAAGTCAGAAAACCTACGCCAAACTCTAGTATTAAAGGTCAAAGAGCCACTGAAGAAGATTATACAACATTCCCAAATTTACCTTCACCACGCTACGTGAAGTCACATTCGCCGCTATCACTTCTGCCACCAAACCTGCTAAATACAGCTAAAGTGTTTCATATAGCCAGAGATCCTCGAGATGTGGTGGTCTCTTATCACTTTATGCACATAATGTTTCGTTACTTTGACCAGAGCGTCCAGTTCAAAGAATTTTGGAATTTATTCaagaaaaacttaagtaaGCAACACTTTTAACATTACTACACTACTAAAAACCAACTCGCTTATTTAAATGCTATGGTTGTTTAATCTTAATCTTAAACCAGTCTTAAATTTtacgtgtttttattttgagagttttcaacattttaattttgtttaaatttaaaattataattagtttttttttttaatgcagttCTACACGCGCCATTGGAGGAACAAGTGAGGGAAGCATTCGAACAGCGTGATCATCCCAACATGATGTTCCTTTTGTAcgaagaaatgaaaaaagtaaTAGAAGTTTccgatttcaatttttttttgacagtCTAGTCCTTTGTTTGACATTAATAGCTATcatttaacagacattattgatttttaaggtattctaaatttaaattgaatatgaaAAATTGTAACCGACTTAAAAACTACGACATTcttaatttgtatgttttgttttacttcaGGATCTACCAGATGTTATTAACAGAGTTTGCACATTCCTGGGCAAAGAATatacaaaagaacaaaaagaCAAACTAAATGACTATCTACAGTTcgataatatgaaaaataaatctccGTTTGTATCATCTGAAGACGAGAAAAAAGATTCTGAGCTAAAATTTATGCGCAAAGGTACGCtgagaattaaatatttcaatgataaattttattttcataaaatattaagctaAAAGTTCattgctttattattaaactagcgacccgccccggcttcgcacgggtgcaatgcaaaatatacctactacagaataaatgcacaatttatttaaggtacttaaatggataaggattgatgctgtattgtttaaaatcacttcgtaaaagaataaaaatggttatgctgggttatccctaagagatagacatataccatc belongs to Papilio machaon chromosome 10, ilPapMach1.1, whole genome shotgun sequence and includes:
- the LOC106708007 gene encoding sulfotransferase 1C4, whose amino-acid sequence is MAKEQKFPFTIQNVTEEEDALLKKYYKGYIRPFVRIGPHGYLWPAGYGDHAADIYNLDVRPDDIWVTSYSRSGTTWLQELVWLIQNNLDFDTASAIPVSTRYAFIEYPTLASEVRKPTPNSSIKGQRATEEDYTTFPNLPSPRYVKSHSPLSLLPPNLLNTAKVFHIARDPRDVVVSYHFMHIMFRYFDQSVQFKEFWNLFKKNLILHAPLEEQVREAFEQRDHPNMMFLLYEEMKKDLPDVINRVCTFLGKEYTKEQKDKLNDYLQFDNMKNKSPFVSSEDEKKDSELKFMRKGKSGGWVQYFDDQMKKEAEEYMKKYLMCTKLQFPNVNT